The following are encoded together in the Sporohalobacter salinus genome:
- the grdB gene encoding glycine reductase complex selenoprotein B, whose product MSLRIVHYINQFFGQIGGEEKADIPPKIEEGPVGPGNGVNAGLNDAGEIVKTIICGDDYFNENTEEAKAQIKEVLEEVQPDLVLAGPAFNAGRYGMACGGVAELAFDELDIPVISAMYPENPGYEMYRNYAYMVETSDSAAGMREAIPSLIKLIKSYDEKDGDLGFPEEEGYMPRGIRKNLFAEKRGSKRAVEMLLKKIDGEEYETEYPMPDFDRVDPVDPIEDLANTKVALVTSGGIVPEGNPDRIESSSASKYGEYKITETGETAHGGYDPVYANQDTNRVLPVDVMKDLKDEGVIGELHELYYTTVGNGTAVASAKAYAQEIADKLVNDGVQAVVLTSTUGTCTRCGATMVKEIERAGIPVVHVATVVPISKTVGANRIVPAVAIPHPLGNPEKSSEDEKQIRREIVEKALEALQTKIDGQTVFGEEEEE is encoded by the coding sequence ATGTCTTTACGTATAGTTCATTATATAAATCAGTTTTTTGGTCAAATTGGTGGAGAGGAGAAAGCCGATATTCCACCTAAGATTGAAGAGGGTCCAGTAGGACCAGGTAATGGAGTTAATGCAGGATTAAACGATGCTGGTGAAATTGTTAAGACAATTATTTGTGGAGATGACTATTTCAACGAAAATACTGAAGAAGCTAAAGCCCAAATCAAGGAAGTATTAGAAGAGGTGCAGCCAGATTTAGTACTTGCTGGTCCTGCCTTTAATGCTGGTCGTTATGGTATGGCCTGTGGTGGTGTAGCAGAACTAGCTTTTGATGAGCTAGATATTCCAGTAATTTCTGCTATGTATCCTGAAAATCCAGGTTATGAGATGTATAGAAACTATGCTTATATGGTTGAAACTTCAGATTCTGCAGCTGGTATGAGAGAAGCAATTCCAAGTTTAATAAAACTAATCAAAAGTTATGATGAAAAAGATGGAGATTTAGGATTCCCAGAAGAAGAAGGATATATGCCACGGGGAATTAGAAAGAATCTTTTTGCTGAAAAGAGAGGTTCAAAGCGAGCAGTAGAAATGTTACTTAAAAAGATTGATGGGGAAGAATATGAAACTGAATATCCAATGCCTGACTTCGATCGAGTAGACCCTGTTGATCCAATAGAAGACTTAGCTAATACTAAAGTAGCTTTAGTTACTTCTGGTGGAATTGTTCCAGAAGGTAATCCAGATCGAATAGAATCTTCAAGTGCCTCTAAGTATGGGGAATATAAAATTACGGAAACTGGTGAAACTGCTCACGGCGGTTATGACCCTGTATATGCTAATCAAGATACTAATCGAGTTCTTCCAGTGGATGTAATGAAAGATCTAAAGGATGAAGGAGTCATTGGAGAGTTACATGAACTTTATTATACTACAGTTGGTAATGGAACTGCTGTAGCGAGTGCTAAAGCCTATGCCCAAGAAATAGCTGATAAGTTAGTTAATGATGGGGTTCAGGCAGTAGTATTAACTTCTACTTGAGGAACTTGTACTCGTTGCGGTGCAACGATGGTAAAAGAAATTGAAAGAGCTGGCATTCCAGTAGTACATGTTGCAACAGTTGTTCCAATCTCTAAAACTGTTGGAGCTAATAGAATAGTTCCTGCGGTAGCTATTCCTCATCCATTAGGAAATCCTGAAAAGAGCTCAGAAGATGAAAAACAAATTCGTAGAGAAATAGTCGAGAAAGCTCTTGAAGCTTTACAAACGAAGATTGATGGTCAGACTGTTTTTGGAGAGGAAGAAGAAGAATAA
- a CDS encoding FAD-dependent oxidoreductase: protein MSTEYDVLIIGGGPAGLAAGLYASRAKLDTVLLETN, encoded by the coding sequence ATGTCAACAGAATACGATGTATTAATTATTGGAGGCGGGCCAGCAGGACTAGCCGCCGGACTATATGCATCCCGTGCTAAGTTAGACACAGTATTATTAGAAACAAATAG
- the grdA gene encoding glycine/sarcosine/betaine reductase complex selenoprotein A translates to MLEDKKVVIIGDRDGIPGPAIKECIETTGAEVVFSSTECFVUTAAGAMDLENQKRVKEITEEHGAENVVVVLGGAEPEASGLAAETVTNGDPTFAGPLAGVQLGLRVYHVLESEIKGEIDDDVYEDQISMMEMVLEVDDIVEEVKKYREMYCEFL, encoded by the coding sequence ATGTTAGAAGATAAAAAAGTAGTAATTATTGGAGACCGAGATGGTATTCCAGGCCCTGCTATTAAAGAATGCATTGAAACAACAGGTGCTGAAGTTGTATTTAGTTCCACAGAATGCTTTGTGTGAACGGCTGCAGGTGCTATGGACCTAGAGAATCAAAAGAGAGTTAAAGAGATCACTGAAGAACATGGAGCAGAAAATGTAGTAGTAGTTTTAGGTGGAGCAGAGCCGGAAGCTTCTGGCTTAGCTGCTGAAACTGTTACTAATGGTGATCCAACTTTTGCAGGTCCATTAGCGGGAGTCCAGTTAGGACTTAGGGTATATCACGTTTTAGAATCAGAAATTAAAGGTGAAATTGATGACGATGTTTATGAAGATCAGATAAGCATGATGGAGATGGTTTTAGAAGTAGACGATATAGTAGAAGAAGTCAAAAAGTATCGAGAAATGTATTGCGAATTCCTATAA